A genomic segment from Aegilops tauschii subsp. strangulata cultivar AL8/78 chromosome 1, Aet v6.0, whole genome shotgun sequence encodes:
- the LOC109744003 gene encoding phosphatidylinositol/phosphatidylcholine transfer protein SFH8 isoform X1: protein MGRVYPRRDGNPRAPALWLLLPAGVARPIKTVGEGEASPPPPPPAPKSAPIFRNREVKISAGNEIPRLFVSYAPGTDSGPGASLGRSIPEPEGMSGPLDRLARPSFEGFTHNDGKKESRSDADNSEGEKKTKIASFKKKAINAGNKFRHSLRRRSKKKNDNQISIEDIRHVQDLQAVEAFRQCLLDEDLLPQQHDDYHMMLRFLKARKFDVEKAKLMWSDMLTWRKEFGTDNIEEFDYAELNEVMKYYPQFYHGVDKDGRPVYVELIGKVDANKVLQVTTIDRYVKYHVKEFEKCFQMRFPACSIAAKRHLDSCTTILDVQGVGLKNFSKCARELITRLQKIDSDNYPETLCRMYIINAGQGFKMLWGTIKSFLDPKTASKIHVLGTKYQNKLLEIIDESELPEFFGGKCKCEEHGGCQRSDKGPWKDPTTIKRVLNGEANYDRQIVTISGTDGKIISYARPQRPNGKGSDASAESGSEVEDVTSPIAPKTLITNPSLTPVHEESKFAAHASTSAARPTIEESIPVVDKVVDDGWSSPRASPVSSSSGSLSLRNLPTTFEGIRTLVVAWLTVFIVTLFAMLRSIPSRMAKRLSNQSNDHDHYYVDCPQEQEYKEEFRPPSPAPAYTEKEILSTLVRRLGELEEKVQALEKKPSEMPFEKEELLNASARRVDALEADLISTKKALYEALMRQDELLAFIDKQDMLKFRKKKLCF, encoded by the exons ATGGGCCGGGTCTACCCGCGCCGTGACGGAAACCCCCGTGCCCCTGCCCTCTGGCTTCTTCTCCCTGCCGGAGTCGCCCGCCCCATTAAAACGGTGGGAGAAGGAGaagcttctcctcctcctcctccccccgcccCGAAATCCGCACCCATATTCCGAAATCGAGAGGTCAAAATCTCCGCCGGGAACGAAATTCCCCGATTGTTTGTCTCGTACGCGCCTGGAA CGGATTCCGGGCCTGGAGCTTCGCTGGGGAGATCGATTCCGGAGCCGGAGGGGATGTCAGGGCCCCTCGACCGATTAGCCAGGCCAT CTTTTGAAGGATTTACACATAATGATGGAAAGAAAGAGAGCAGATCGGATGCAGACAACTCAGAAGGAGAGAAGAAGACTAAAATAGCCTCCTTCAAGAAAAAGGCAATTAACGCAGGGAACAAATTCAGACATTCCCTAAGGAGGAGAAGCAAAAAGAAGAATGACAATCAGATTTCCATCGAGGACATAAGACATGTTCAAGATCTACAGGCCGTTGAAGCATTTCGACAATGCTTGCTTGATGAGGACTTGTTGCCACAACAACATGATGATTACCACATGATGCTGAG GTTCCTGAAGGCACGGAAGTTTGATGTTGAGAAGGCAAAGCTTATGTGGTCTGATATGCTTACATGGAGAAAGGAATTTGGGACCGACAATATAGAG GAATTTGATTACGCTGAGTTAAACGAAGTTATGAAGTATTATCCACAGTTTTACCATGGGGTGGATAAAGATGGAAGACCTGTCTATGTGGAGTTAATAGGAAAAGTTGATGCCAACAAGGTGCTGCAAGTAACAACTATAGACCGATATGTGAAATATCATGTCAAGGAGTTTGAGAAATGTTTCCAGATGAGATTTCCAGCTTGCTCAATTGCTGCAAAACGGCACCTGGACTCATGCACAACTATTCTGGATGTGCAAGGCGTG GGATTGAAGAACTTCTCGAAATGTGCAAGGGAACTAATCACCCGACTGCAGAAGATTGACAGTGACAACTACCCAGAG ACATTATGCCGGATGTACATAATTAATGCTGGCCAAGGCTTCAAGATGTTATGGGGCACAATAAAGTCTTTTCTTGATCCGAAAACTGCTTCAAAGATTCAT GTTCTTGGAACCAAGTACCAAAATAAGCTACTTGAAATAATTGATGAGAG TGAATTGCCAGAATTTTTTGGTGGCAAATGCAAGTGTGAAGAACATGGAGGTTGTCAGAGATCAGATAAAGGTCCTTGGAAGGATCCCACCACAATAAAG AGGGTCCTGAATGGCGAGGCAAACTACGACAGACAAATCGTGACCATATCAGGCACTGATGGCAAGATCATCAGTTATGCTAGGCCACAGCGCCCAAAT GGAAAGGGCAGTGATGCATCTGCTGAGTCTGGGTCTGAAGTGGAAGATGTTACATCTCCTATTGCACCAAAGACCCTCATAACGAATCCTTCTTTGACCCCTGTTCATGAGGAG TCAAAATTTGCAGCACATGCATCCACGTCTGCTGCTCGCCCCACTATTGAAGAAAGCATCCCTGTTGTTGACAAGGTTGTGGACGACGGATGGAGCAGCCCCAGAGCTAGTCCAGTGTCCTCTTCCTCAG GTTCATTATCCTTGAGAAATCTACCGACCACATTCGAAGGAATTCGGACCTTGGTTGTCGCATGGCTGACAGTCTTCATCGTGACCCTTTTCGCCATGCTTCGAAGTATCCCGAGCAGAATGGCCAAAAGGCTCTCGAACCAATCCAATGATCACGACCACTATTACGTGGACTGCCCTCAAGAGCAAGAGTACAAGGAGGAGTTCCGACCTCCGTCTCCTGCCCCGGCCTACACGGAGAAGGAAATCCTTTCAACTCTGGTAAGACGGCTAGGTGAGCTGGAGGAGAAGGTGCAGGCGCTTGAAAAAAAGCCATCCGAGATGCCATTCGAGAAGGAGGAGCTGCTCAATGCGTCCGCCCGCCGTGTGGACGCCTTGGAAGCCGACTTGATTTCTACAAAGAAG GCCCTCTACGAGGCGCTGATGCGTCAGGACGAGCTGCTCGCATTCATCGACAAGCAAGACATGCTCAAGTTCCGC AAGAAGAAACTCTGCTTCTGA
- the LOC109744003 gene encoding phosphatidylinositol/phosphatidylcholine transfer protein SFH8 isoform X2, giving the protein MSGPLDRLARPSFEGFTHNDGKKESRSDADNSEGEKKTKIASFKKKAINAGNKFRHSLRRRSKKKNDNQISIEDIRHVQDLQAVEAFRQCLLDEDLLPQQHDDYHMMLRFLKARKFDVEKAKLMWSDMLTWRKEFGTDNIEEFDYAELNEVMKYYPQFYHGVDKDGRPVYVELIGKVDANKVLQVTTIDRYVKYHVKEFEKCFQMRFPACSIAAKRHLDSCTTILDVQGVGLKNFSKCARELITRLQKIDSDNYPETLCRMYIINAGQGFKMLWGTIKSFLDPKTASKIHVLGTKYQNKLLEIIDESELPEFFGGKCKCEEHGGCQRSDKGPWKDPTTIKRVLNGEANYDRQIVTISGTDGKIISYARPQRPNQGKGSDASAESGSEVEDVTSPIAPKTLITNPSLTPVHEESKFAAHASTSAARPTIEESIPVVDKVVDDGWSSPRASPVSSSSGSLSLRNLPTTFEGIRTLVVAWLTVFIVTLFAMLRSIPSRMAKRLSNQSNDHDHYYVDCPQEQEYKEEFRPPSPAPAYTEKEILSTLVRRLGELEEKVQALEKKPSEMPFEKEELLNASARRVDALEADLISTKKALYEALMRQDELLAFIDKQDMLKFRKKKLCF; this is encoded by the exons ATGTCAGGGCCCCTCGACCGATTAGCCAGGCCAT CTTTTGAAGGATTTACACATAATGATGGAAAGAAAGAGAGCAGATCGGATGCAGACAACTCAGAAGGAGAGAAGAAGACTAAAATAGCCTCCTTCAAGAAAAAGGCAATTAACGCAGGGAACAAATTCAGACATTCCCTAAGGAGGAGAAGCAAAAAGAAGAATGACAATCAGATTTCCATCGAGGACATAAGACATGTTCAAGATCTACAGGCCGTTGAAGCATTTCGACAATGCTTGCTTGATGAGGACTTGTTGCCACAACAACATGATGATTACCACATGATGCTGAG GTTCCTGAAGGCACGGAAGTTTGATGTTGAGAAGGCAAAGCTTATGTGGTCTGATATGCTTACATGGAGAAAGGAATTTGGGACCGACAATATAGAG GAATTTGATTACGCTGAGTTAAACGAAGTTATGAAGTATTATCCACAGTTTTACCATGGGGTGGATAAAGATGGAAGACCTGTCTATGTGGAGTTAATAGGAAAAGTTGATGCCAACAAGGTGCTGCAAGTAACAACTATAGACCGATATGTGAAATATCATGTCAAGGAGTTTGAGAAATGTTTCCAGATGAGATTTCCAGCTTGCTCAATTGCTGCAAAACGGCACCTGGACTCATGCACAACTATTCTGGATGTGCAAGGCGTG GGATTGAAGAACTTCTCGAAATGTGCAAGGGAACTAATCACCCGACTGCAGAAGATTGACAGTGACAACTACCCAGAG ACATTATGCCGGATGTACATAATTAATGCTGGCCAAGGCTTCAAGATGTTATGGGGCACAATAAAGTCTTTTCTTGATCCGAAAACTGCTTCAAAGATTCAT GTTCTTGGAACCAAGTACCAAAATAAGCTACTTGAAATAATTGATGAGAG TGAATTGCCAGAATTTTTTGGTGGCAAATGCAAGTGTGAAGAACATGGAGGTTGTCAGAGATCAGATAAAGGTCCTTGGAAGGATCCCACCACAATAAAG AGGGTCCTGAATGGCGAGGCAAACTACGACAGACAAATCGTGACCATATCAGGCACTGATGGCAAGATCATCAGTTATGCTAGGCCACAGCGCCCAAAT CAGGGAAAGGGCAGTGATGCATCTGCTGAGTCTGGGTCTGAAGTGGAAGATGTTACATCTCCTATTGCACCAAAGACCCTCATAACGAATCCTTCTTTGACCCCTGTTCATGAGGAG TCAAAATTTGCAGCACATGCATCCACGTCTGCTGCTCGCCCCACTATTGAAGAAAGCATCCCTGTTGTTGACAAGGTTGTGGACGACGGATGGAGCAGCCCCAGAGCTAGTCCAGTGTCCTCTTCCTCAG GTTCATTATCCTTGAGAAATCTACCGACCACATTCGAAGGAATTCGGACCTTGGTTGTCGCATGGCTGACAGTCTTCATCGTGACCCTTTTCGCCATGCTTCGAAGTATCCCGAGCAGAATGGCCAAAAGGCTCTCGAACCAATCCAATGATCACGACCACTATTACGTGGACTGCCCTCAAGAGCAAGAGTACAAGGAGGAGTTCCGACCTCCGTCTCCTGCCCCGGCCTACACGGAGAAGGAAATCCTTTCAACTCTGGTAAGACGGCTAGGTGAGCTGGAGGAGAAGGTGCAGGCGCTTGAAAAAAAGCCATCCGAGATGCCATTCGAGAAGGAGGAGCTGCTCAATGCGTCCGCCCGCCGTGTGGACGCCTTGGAAGCCGACTTGATTTCTACAAAGAAG GCCCTCTACGAGGCGCTGATGCGTCAGGACGAGCTGCTCGCATTCATCGACAAGCAAGACATGCTCAAGTTCCGC AAGAAGAAACTCTGCTTCTGA
- the LOC109743992 gene encoding PH, RCC1 and FYVE domains-containing protein 1, translating to MTPDDNALITLKKGSKLIKYSRKGKPKIREFRLSSDETALVWYSHSKEKCLRLSSVSKIIPGQRTAVFRRFLRPEKDYLSFSLIYKNGQRSLDLVCKDQAEVEVWFSTLETLITSYRVNFPTDCQSDRTSFSDEVSQYQDAYDARLDIASSINRTYYSAGYGSAYSLNSSRADVRSDRANMLRVSTGDSSRISISSSIPSSSSQGSGPDDIESLGDVYVWGEVWTDVLPPEGSSNFLCSKTDVLIPKPLESDVVLDVQQISCGSRHIALTTRQGEVFTWGEELGGRLGHGTDEDISRPELVESLAVSNVEYIACGEFHTCAVTASGDLYNWGDGSYNAGLLGHGLGASHWLPKRVSGPLEGLQVLSVACGSWHSALAMSSGKVFTFGDGTFGALGHGNRDSVSYPKEVESLSGFRTMKVACGIWHSAAIVETNSQTGMNVVSRKLFTWGDGDKNRLGHGDKEARLVPTVVQALVDNNFHQVACGHSMTVALATSGHVFTMGSSSNGQLGNPKADGKLPCQVQDKLNSELVEEISCGSNHVAVLTSRSEVYTWGMGANGRLGHGGIEDKKKPTIVDALKDRHVKSIACGSNFTTCICIHKWVSGADQSVCSGCRQPFGFTRKRHNCYNCGLVHCHACSSRKVLKAALAPTPGKPHRVCDSCFMKLKAADSGGTNSPFNNKKSVMTRRSVDIKDKSERPDIRPSRLATAATAEPVKYADSKSVRSEIKPDPVSNARAPQGPATALAVPTTFVKPMGMGGMGGMGGMGGMGGMGGMGAMGGMGMGMGMGVNMAPMGMGMPVVSQSHKKPSPAPAMASALSVKSDTKDIDNLKKTNETLNQDISKLQTQVNKLKQKCEVQDEQLQKSERRAKSAASLAAEESSRRNSMLDFIRFLDTELKGLVDKVPAEFSDSIKDLQSQSEKYLTGQCSHSPEAISGHEQPRLPIGGMHEITHHGRSASMVNLDGSSLTSESPCHRFMDSNGRAPGDFAPKYGTHGEVQLIEQFEPGVYVTLIQLRDGTKVFKRVRFSKRRFAEQQAEEWWRENQERVFRKYNHAPT from the exons ATGACACCAGATGATAAC GCCCTTATTACTTTAAAGAAAGGCAGCAAGCTTATCAAGTATAGTCGGAAGGGAAAACCCAAGATTCGTGAGTTCAGACTTTCTAGT GACGAAACAGCACTAGTTTGGTACTCGCACAGCAAGGAGAAGTGCCTCAGACTGTCGTCCGTGTCTAAAATCATACCTGGACAGAGAACT GCTGTTTTTAGGAGGTTTCTACGCCCTGAGAAGGATTACCTATCATTTTCACTGATATACAAGAACGGCCAACGTTCCCTTGATCTG GTTTGCAAGGATCAAGCAGAAGTTGAAGTGTGGTTTTCAACACTTGAGACACTGATTACTTCATACCGTGTAAATTTTCCAACAGATTGCCAAAGTGATAGAACATCATTTTCTGAT GAAGTGTCCCAATATCAAGATGCGTATGATGCAAGACTAGATATTGCCTCAAGTATTAACCGCACTTATTACTCGGCTGGTTATGGCTCAGCCTATTCATTGAATTCTTCAAGAGCAGATGTTAGATCAGATCGTGCAAATATGCTAAGAGTAAGTACGGGAGACAGTAGTCGGATTAGTATTTCCAGCAGCATCCCTAGTTCTTCCAGTCAAGGTTCTGGACCAGATGATATAGAATCCCTTGGTGATGTTTATGTATGGGGTGAGGTGTGGACTGATGTGCTCCCCCCAGAAGGATCCTCAAACTTTCTGTGCTCCAAAACAGATGTTTTGATTCCTAAACCTCTTGAGTCGGATGTTGTTTTGGACGTACAGCAGATATCATGTGGTTCGAGGCACATTGCTCTTACTACCAGACAAGGAGAAGTGTTCACTTGGGGTGAAGAACTTGGTGGGCGGCTTGGTCATGGAACTGATGAAGATATTAGTCGCCCCGAACTTGTTGAATCTTTAGCAGTGTCCAATGTGGAGTATATTGCATGCGGGGAGTTTCATACTTGTGCTGTAACTGCCTCTGGTGATTTGTACAATTGGGGTGATGGTTCTTACAATGCCGGATTGCTAGGACATGGCCTTGGGGCTAGCCACTGGCTTCCAAAGCGAGTGTCAGGACCTTTAGAAGGGCTTCAAGTGTTGTCTGTTGCATGTGGCTCATGGCATTCAGCACTTGCCATGTCAAGTGGAAAAGTATTCACTTTTGGTGATGGGACATTTGGTGCTCTTGGGCATGGAAATCGTGATAGTGTTTCCTATCCAAAGGAAGTTGAATCTTTGAGTGGATTCAGAACGATGAAAGTTGCATGTGGTATCTGGCATTCCGCAGCAATTGTGGAGACCAATAGTCAGACAGGCATGAATGTGGTATCCAGGAAGCTATTTACCTGGGGTGATGGAGATAAGAATCGCTTAGGTCATGGAGACAAGGAGGCTCGGCTAGTTCCCACCGTTGTTCAAGCCCTTGTTGATAATAATTTCCATCAGGTAGCCTGTGGACATAGTATGACTGTTGCACTTGCCACATCTGGTCATGTCTTCACAATGGGTAGCTCTAGTAATGGACAACTTGGGAATCCAAAAGCCGATGGTAAACTACCTTGCCAAGTACAAGACAAGTTGAACAGTGAGTTGGTTGAAGAGATCTCATGTGGCTCTAACCATGTTGCAGTCTTGACTTCACGGAGCGAAGTATATACTTGGGGTATGGGGGCCAATGGAAGGCTGGGACATGGTGGCATTGAAGATAAGAAGAAACCAACTATTGTGGACGCATTAAAAGACCGTCACGTTAAAAGTATAGCATGTGGTTCAAACTTTACGACATGCATTTGCATACATAAGTGGGTTTCAGGTGCAGATCAGTCTGTCTGCTCAGGGTGTAGGCAACCCTTTGGTTTCACAAGGAAGAGGCACAATTGTTACAATTGCGGGCTTGTTCATTGCCATGCATGTAGTTCAAGGAAGGTCCTGAAGGCTGCATTGGCACCAACTCCTGGCAAGCCACATCGTGTATGTGATTCATGTTTCATGAAACTGAAAGCTGCAGATAGCGGCGGCACCAATAGTCCATTTAATAACAAAAAGAGTGTCATGACTCGTCGTTCTGTTGATATCAAAGATAAGTCAGAGAGGCCAGACATAAGGCCTTCAAGGCTAgcaacagcagcaacagcagaGCCAGTCAAGTATGCAGATTCAAAATCAGTTAGAAGTGAGATAAAACCTGACCCTGTGTCCAATGCGAGGGCACCCCAAGGTCCTGCTACAGCTTTGGCAGTCCCAACTACTTTTGTAAAGCCTATGGGAATGGGAGGAATGGGAGGAATGGGCGGAATGGGGGGGATGGGCGGAATGGGGGGAATGGGCGCAATGGGCGGAATGGGTATGGGAATGGGAATGGGAGTAAACATGGCGCCAATGGGAATGGGCATGCCTGTGGTGTCACAATCTCATAAGAAGCCAAGTCCAGCTCCAGCAATGGCAAGTGCTCTGTCTGTTAAAAGTGACACCAAAGATATCGATAACCTGAAGAAGACTAATGAGACGCTGAATCAAGACATCTCAAAGTTGCAAACTCAG GTTAATAAGCTAAAACAGAAATGTGAAGTCCAAGATGAGCAACTACAGAAATCAGAAAGAAGAGCTAAAAGCGCTGCCTCTCTAGCTGCAGAAGAATCTAGCAGACGCAATTCCATGTTGGACTTTATTAGGTTTCTTGACACAGAG CTCAAGGGGCTTGTAGATAAGGTGCCTGCTGAATTCTCTGACAGTATAAAAGACTTGCAAAGCCAATCAGAGAAATATCTCACCGGACAGTGTAGTCATTCACCGGAGGCCATTTCTGGGCATGAACAGCCTCGCCTCCCCATTGGCGGGATGCATGAAATAACACACCACGGCAGGTCCGCTAGCATGGTTAACTTGGATGGCAGTTCCTTGACAAGCGAATCTCCATGCCATCGATTCATGGACAGCAACGGGAGGGCTCCAGGCGACTTTGCACCAAAGTACGGCACCCATGGTGAGGTGCAGCTGATCGAGCAGTTTGAGCCAGGAGTTTATGTCACACTTATCCAGCTGAGAGACGGCACCAAAGTATTCAAGCGTGTCCGGTTCAG CAAGAGGAGATTCGCCGAGCAGCAGGCCGAGGAGTGGTGGAGGGAGAACCAGGAGAGGGTGTTCAGGAAATACAACCACGCACCTACCTAG